One genomic segment of Halomarina pelagica includes these proteins:
- a CDS encoding isochorismatase family protein, which yields MTERPWETLLSDRDREVIEAAGYDTRGASNWDTRGVGTSPMVLVIDMQRVTVGADVPIVEAVEESRIAMGEVAHRALEHIVLFVEFARERGIPVTHARVVPPAYDPDDPEVQFVDALTPREGEQVIEKRYASAFFGTDLVARLVRAGVDTLVVVGNTTSGCLRATVVDAQQFGFKVLLPQECVFDRIDLSHRVNLLDMWMKYADVRPTEEIRELLAALDGDR from the coding sequence ATGACCGAGAGACCCTGGGAGACCCTGCTGTCCGACCGCGACCGCGAGGTCATCGAGGCGGCCGGCTACGACACTCGCGGTGCGTCGAACTGGGACACGCGCGGCGTCGGAACGTCCCCGATGGTGCTCGTCATCGACATGCAACGCGTCACCGTCGGCGCGGACGTTCCGATCGTCGAGGCCGTCGAGGAGTCGCGCATCGCGATGGGCGAGGTCGCCCATCGGGCGCTCGAACACATCGTCCTGTTCGTCGAGTTCGCCCGCGAGCGGGGGATACCGGTGACGCACGCCCGCGTCGTCCCGCCGGCGTACGACCCCGACGATCCCGAGGTCCAGTTCGTCGACGCGCTGACCCCGCGAGAGGGCGAGCAGGTGATCGAGAAGCGCTACGCGAGCGCGTTCTTCGGCACCGACCTCGTCGCCCGACTCGTCCGGGCGGGCGTCGACACCCTGGTCGTCGTCGGCAACACGACCAGCGGCTGTCTCCGCGCGACCGTCGTCGACGCCCAGCAGTTCGGGTTCAAGGTGTTGCTCCCCCAGGAGTGCGTCTTCGACCGGATCGACCTCTCACACCGCGTCAACCTCCTGGACATGTGGATGAAGTACGCCGACGTCCGACCGACCGAGGAGATACGCGAGCTGCTGGCCGCCCTCGACGGGGACCGATGA
- a CDS encoding 3-isopropylmalate dehydratase small subunit has product MERTGRVHRLPDDVDTDQIIPGEYLTTVPDEELGQYALRGYDPTFADRVERGDVIVAGENFGLGSSRESAPVALRNAGVGAVVAESFARIFYRNAINVGLPIATVPGIADRVSDGDVLRVDVATGDVEDVTTGETFTFDPLPPDLLEILEAGGLVALRRRRRG; this is encoded by the coding sequence ATGGAGCGGACCGGTCGCGTCCACCGGCTTCCGGACGACGTGGACACCGACCAGATCATCCCCGGAGAGTACCTCACGACCGTCCCCGACGAGGAACTCGGCCAGTACGCGCTCCGGGGTTACGATCCCACCTTCGCCGACCGTGTCGAGCGGGGTGACGTCATCGTCGCGGGCGAGAACTTCGGGCTCGGCTCCTCGCGCGAGTCCGCGCCGGTCGCGCTCCGAAACGCCGGCGTCGGAGCGGTCGTCGCCGAGTCGTTCGCGCGTATCTTCTACCGGAACGCCATCAACGTGGGGCTGCCCATCGCGACCGTGCCGGGCATCGCGGATCGCGTCTCGGACGGTGACGTCCTCCGCGTCGACGTCGCCACGGGCGACGTCGAGGACGTGACGACCGGTGAGACGTTCACGTTCGACCCGCTCCCTCCCGACCTGCTCGAGATCCTCGAGGCGGGCGGGCTGGTGGCGCTCAGACGGCGGAGGAGGGGCTAA
- a CDS encoding 3-isopropylmalate dehydratase large subunit, giving the protein MNGGTMAQRILASHTDATSVSPGEHVTVEPDWVLAHDLSAYPVKGRMAELGYDRIARPEAVVVVFDHHVPSSSDLITDHMNEVEDWIREQGVEHFYPAGSGICHNVLAEEGFSVPGALVLGADSHTTSHGAYGAYATGIGHTDCGEVLGSGRLWLRVPETRKLVVENALPEGTSAKDLGLAIMRRVTAKGAIYDAIEYHGEGIEALAMHERRTLSNLAVELGAVTGMVPPDDVTEAYVEGRARTDYEPVRPAPDARYAAEIRLDAAAVEPLLARPSQVDNVGTVAESAGTPVDQVFVGSCNNSSYEDLAAFARLLEGERVAAGTDLVVVPGSKRALLRLNEEGLSNAVVEAGGMISPPGCGPCFGAHGGILGEGDVCLGTMNRNFPGRMGPGEIYLGSPETAAATAIYGEITDPREVR; this is encoded by the coding sequence ATGAACGGCGGTACCATGGCGCAGCGAATACTGGCGTCGCACACGGACGCGACGTCGGTGTCGCCCGGCGAACACGTCACCGTCGAACCCGACTGGGTGCTCGCTCACGACCTCTCGGCGTACCCGGTGAAGGGACGGATGGCGGAACTCGGGTACGATCGGATCGCCCGCCCCGAGGCCGTCGTCGTCGTCTTCGACCACCACGTCCCCTCGTCGAGCGATCTCATCACCGACCACATGAACGAGGTCGAAGACTGGATCCGCGAGCAGGGAGTCGAACACTTCTACCCCGCTGGCTCCGGCATCTGTCACAACGTGCTGGCCGAAGAGGGGTTCTCCGTGCCGGGGGCGCTCGTCCTCGGTGCCGACTCCCACACCACCAGTCACGGCGCGTACGGCGCGTACGCCACCGGAATCGGCCACACCGACTGCGGGGAGGTGCTCGGATCGGGGCGGCTGTGGTTGCGCGTCCCCGAGACGAGGAAACTCGTCGTCGAGAACGCCCTCCCCGAGGGGACGAGCGCCAAGGATCTCGGGCTCGCGATAATGAGGCGAGTGACGGCGAAGGGAGCGATCTACGACGCCATCGAGTACCACGGGGAGGGGATCGAAGCGCTGGCGATGCACGAGCGTCGGACGCTCTCGAACCTCGCGGTCGAACTCGGGGCCGTCACGGGCATGGTGCCGCCGGACGACGTCACCGAGGCGTACGTCGAGGGCCGCGCTCGAACCGACTACGAGCCGGTCCGTCCCGCTCCGGACGCCCGGTACGCCGCGGAGATCCGCCTCGACGCGGCCGCGGTCGAGCCGCTCCTGGCGAGACCGTCGCAGGTCGACAACGTCGGCACCGTCGCGGAGAGTGCCGGGACGCCCGTCGACCAGGTGTTCGTCGGCAGCTGTAACAACAGCTCGTACGAGGACCTCGCGGCGTTCGCTCGCCTCCTCGAGGGCGAGCGGGTCGCCGCCGGGACGGACCTCGTCGTCGTCCCCGGGAGCAAGCGCGCGCTCCTCCGACTGAACGAGGAGGGGTTGTCGAACGCCGTCGTCGAGGCGGGGGGGATGATCTCGCCGCCCGGATGCGGGCCGTGTTTCGGGGCCCACGGCGGCATCCTCGGGGAGGGGGACGTCTGCCTCGGGACGATGAACCGCAACTTCCCCGGACGGATGGGGCCGGGAGAGATCTACCTCGGGAGTCCGGAGACGGCCGCCGCGACCGCCATCTACGGCGAGATAACCGACCCGCGGGAGGTGCGGTGA
- a CDS encoding isocitrate lyase/PEP mutase family protein — MRLRERIAADELLTIHGAWDALTARMAAQAGAEAVYMSGSCVSSSVHGGPDVGLTTMTEMARRARQMADAIDVPLVADGDTGYGSALNVRRTVREYERAGVAAIQLEDQRFPKKCGHFEGKRVVDAPEFAAKVEAATEARESDEFLVIARTDALATHGIAEAISRARLYREAGADVLFVEAPTDEDQMRTITSAVEGPHLANMAAKGKTPPLSVEELAAVGYDVAIYPSDAFKAALRTIRTVYETVVAEGSRTSVLDEMVEWDERDDITRLDEWTALEERADERERAYAARYADLDADLD; from the coding sequence ATGCGACTTCGCGAGCGCATCGCGGCGGACGAACTGTTGACGATTCACGGCGCGTGGGACGCCCTCACCGCTCGTATGGCCGCGCAGGCCGGAGCCGAGGCCGTCTACATGTCCGGTTCCTGCGTCTCCTCGTCGGTGCACGGCGGCCCGGACGTCGGACTGACGACGATGACCGAGATGGCACGTCGCGCCCGCCAGATGGCCGACGCCATCGACGTCCCGCTCGTCGCGGACGGCGACACCGGCTACGGGAGCGCACTGAACGTCCGCCGAACCGTCCGCGAGTACGAACGAGCGGGCGTCGCCGCCATCCAACTGGAAGATCAGCGATTCCCGAAGAAGTGCGGGCACTTCGAGGGGAAGCGAGTCGTCGACGCGCCGGAGTTCGCCGCGAAGGTCGAGGCCGCGACCGAAGCCAGAGAGAGCGACGAGTTCCTCGTCATCGCCCGCACCGACGCGCTCGCCACCCACGGCATCGCCGAGGCCATCAGTCGAGCGCGACTGTACCGCGAAGCCGGCGCGGACGTACTGTTCGTGGAAGCGCCCACGGACGAGGACCAGATGCGGACGATCACGTCGGCGGTCGAGGGACCGCACCTCGCGAACATGGCCGCGAAGGGCAAGACGCCACCGCTCTCGGTCGAGGAACTCGCGGCCGTCGGGTACGACGTCGCGATCTACCCGTCCGACGCGTTCAAGGCCGCGCTACGCACCATCCGAACCGTCTACGAGACCGTCGTCGCGGAGGGGAGTCGGACGTCGGTGCTCGACGAGATGGTCGAGTGGGACGAGCGCGACGACATCACGCGCCTCGACGAGTGGACGGCACTCGAGGAGCGGGCGGACGAACGAGAGCGGGCGTACGCGGCGCGCTACGCCGACCTCGACGCTGACCTCGATTGA
- a CDS encoding MmgE/PrpD family protein, whose amino-acid sequence MTDYERAAATFASELDARDVPADVLDHVGLVLADTLGAMIGGSTDPDTAALADWFAEETPGPATVLGTSHRLEPRFAALVNGTGGTVLELDEGHKYAAGHPAIHVLPAVLAVAETRTVESEEFLAATVAGYEVGTRVARACYPLAEGYHPHGVWGAVGAAAGVARVRGCDPDTTLQAMRIAGNSAQHTLMTAATEGATVRNSYAGKANLDGLVAVDLAIAGFTGVEEGIANHLAVPAGGRFDATELSADLGERWDVLGGYFKRHAACRYTHPTLDALDALQAAEPFEVDAVESVLVETYPTAAGLTPTRPKNALQAKFSVPYAVATRLLRGSSGKGAFADESLSAEAFALAERVAVVVADDVAARLPDARGSRVTIRLDDGRELVEEVEHARGGAERPWSEGELREKFDELVAPLLGTSAASTLWELARGGDANPKRLCAAARR is encoded by the coding sequence ATGACTGATTACGAACGCGCGGCCGCCACGTTCGCGTCCGAACTCGACGCCCGGGACGTCCCGGCCGACGTGCTCGACCACGTCGGTCTCGTCCTGGCCGACACCCTCGGCGCGATGATCGGCGGTTCGACCGATCCCGACACCGCCGCTCTGGCCGACTGGTTCGCCGAGGAGACGCCCGGCCCGGCGACGGTCCTCGGGACGTCTCATCGACTCGAACCCCGCTTCGCCGCGCTCGTCAACGGTACCGGCGGAACCGTGCTCGAACTCGACGAGGGGCACAAGTACGCGGCGGGCCACCCGGCCATCCACGTCCTGCCCGCGGTGCTCGCGGTCGCGGAGACGCGAACCGTGGAGAGCGAGGAGTTCCTGGCGGCGACCGTCGCCGGTTACGAGGTCGGCACTCGCGTCGCTCGGGCCTGTTACCCGCTGGCAGAGGGGTACCATCCCCACGGCGTCTGGGGCGCGGTCGGGGCGGCCGCGGGCGTCGCTCGAGTGCGCGGATGTGACCCCGACACGACCCTCCAGGCGATGCGTATCGCGGGCAACAGCGCCCAGCACACGCTGATGACCGCCGCCACGGAGGGGGCGACCGTCCGAAACAGCTACGCCGGGAAGGCGAACCTCGACGGCCTCGTCGCCGTGGACCTCGCGATCGCCGGCTTCACCGGCGTCGAGGAGGGGATTGCCAACCACCTCGCCGTACCCGCCGGTGGGAGGTTCGACGCGACCGAACTCTCGGCCGATCTGGGCGAGCGGTGGGACGTTCTCGGTGGGTACTTCAAGCGACACGCGGCCTGCCGGTACACGCACCCGACGCTCGACGCGCTCGACGCCCTGCAGGCGGCCGAACCGTTCGAGGTCGACGCCGTCGAGTCGGTGCTCGTAGAGACGTACCCTACCGCGGCGGGATTGACGCCAACCCGCCCGAAGAACGCGCTACAGGCGAAGTTCTCCGTCCCGTACGCGGTCGCGACGCGCCTGCTCCGCGGTTCGTCCGGGAAGGGGGCGTTCGCCGACGAGTCGCTCTCCGCGGAGGCGTTCGCGCTCGCCGAGCGGGTGGCGGTGGTCGTCGCCGACGACGTCGCCGCGCGACTCCCCGACGCTCGCGGCAGCCGGGTCACGATTCGACTCGACGACGGCCGGGAACTCGTCGAGGAGGTCGAACACGCCCGCGGCGGGGCCGAGCGGCCGTGGTCGGAGGGGGAACTCCGCGAGAAGTTCGACGAACTCGTCGCCCCGCTGCTCGGTACGAGCGCGGCGTCGACGCTGTGGGAGTTGGCACGGGGCGGGGACGCGAACCCGAAACGGCTCTGCGCCGCCGCCCGGCGCTGA
- a CDS encoding ABC transporter ATP-binding protein codes for MVSLLEIDGLTKTFGALVANDGITLSVADGEVRGIIGPNGSGKSTFFNTLTGFYRSDGGTVVFDGTDVSGWKPHRIAQRGLARTFQIVSPFEDLTVRENLLAVHTAGLRVSEEKRRRADEILEFLEIEHISDNEASEMSGGQQKLLELARVLMLDPKCILLDEPTAGVNPALQDRILDRLEVMNERGTTFVIVEHDMSLIQRFADSVTVFDQGQVIAEGDFEEVTADARVREAYLGTDAAGETAEDLLS; via the coding sequence ATGGTTTCACTCCTCGAAATCGATGGGCTCACCAAGACGTTCGGTGCGCTCGTCGCGAACGACGGCATCACGCTCTCGGTGGCCGACGGTGAGGTTCGAGGGATTATCGGTCCCAACGGGAGCGGGAAGTCCACCTTCTTCAACACCCTGACCGGGTTCTATCGGTCCGACGGGGGGACCGTCGTCTTCGACGGGACCGACGTCAGTGGGTGGAAGCCCCACCGAATCGCCCAGCGAGGGCTCGCACGGACGTTCCAGATCGTCTCCCCGTTCGAGGACCTCACCGTCCGCGAGAACCTCCTCGCCGTCCACACGGCCGGCCTGCGCGTCTCCGAGGAGAAACGACGGCGCGCCGACGAGATCCTCGAGTTCCTCGAGATCGAGCACATCAGCGACAACGAGGCGTCGGAGATGAGCGGCGGTCAGCAGAAGTTGCTCGAACTGGCGCGGGTGCTGATGCTCGACCCGAAGTGCATCCTCCTCGACGAGCCGACCGCCGGGGTCAACCCCGCGCTCCAGGACCGCATCCTCGACCGGCTGGAGGTGATGAACGAACGCGGCACCACGTTCGTCATCGTCGAGCACGACATGTCGCTCATCCAGCGATTCGCCGACTCGGTCACCGTCTTCGATCAGGGACAGGTCATCGCCGAAGGTGACTTCGAGGAGGTGACCGCGGACGCCCGCGTCCGCGAGGCATATCTGGGAACCGACGCCGCCGGCGAGACCGCAGAGGACCTCCTCTCATGA
- a CDS encoding SDR family oxidoreductase translates to MTGDLDGRVAVVTGGASGIGREICLAFAREGASGIVVADRQRDPREGGTPTDDRLVDETDADATFVECDVTDPGALEAAVGAADAFGGVDVMVNNAGVFVLADFLDTTEAEFDRAMDVNAKGVFFGAQAAARRMRERGSGSIVNLSSTAGLYGVGDYVAYCASKGAVRLMTYAMADALGPYGVRANAVHPGVVESEMTRSDSKVLGTARGDAFEERIPLRRFGHPADVAEAAVYLASDRADYVTGLSLVVDGGVHSTS, encoded by the coding sequence ATGACGGGGGACCTCGACGGCCGCGTCGCGGTCGTCACGGGCGGCGCGAGCGGGATCGGCCGCGAGATCTGCCTCGCGTTCGCCCGCGAGGGCGCGAGCGGGATCGTCGTCGCGGACCGCCAGCGCGATCCCCGCGAGGGGGGGACGCCGACCGACGACCGACTCGTCGACGAGACCGACGCCGACGCCACCTTCGTCGAGTGCGACGTCACCGACCCGGGGGCGCTGGAGGCGGCGGTCGGCGCCGCCGACGCGTTCGGCGGCGTGGACGTGATGGTGAACAACGCGGGCGTCTTCGTGCTGGCCGACTTCCTCGACACCACCGAAGCCGAGTTCGACCGCGCGATGGACGTGAACGCCAAGGGGGTGTTCTTCGGCGCGCAGGCCGCCGCCCGCCGAATGCGCGAACGGGGGAGCGGGAGCATCGTCAACCTCTCCAGCACGGCCGGGCTGTACGGCGTCGGCGACTACGTCGCCTACTGCGCCTCGAAGGGAGCCGTCAGACTGATGACGTACGCGATGGCCGACGCGCTCGGGCCGTACGGCGTCCGCGCGAACGCCGTCCACCCCGGCGTCGTCGAGTCGGAGATGACCCGATCCGATTCGAAGGTCCTCGGGACCGCACGCGGCGACGCGTTCGAGGAGCGCATCCCGCTTCGACGGTTCGGTCACCCCGCGGACGTCGCCGAGGCCGCCGTCTACCTCGCGAGCGACCGGGCCGACTACGTCACCGGACTGTCGCTCGTCGTCGACGGCGGCGTCCACAGCACGAGCTAG
- a CDS encoding acetate--CoA ligase family protein encodes MTDDLSALFEPASIAVVGASADPEKLSGRPHRFLARHGYPGEVYLVNPHRTTIDGQPCYASVADVPAPVDLALVLVPAPHAADVVRECGDRGVPFAVVIASGFAESGNDERQADLLTAARESGVRLVGPNSEGFLNLPDRVAASFSSILRRDDLQPGPVGFVTQSGAFGGALFQLTQDRGIGTSVWLSTGNEADVDTLEVLSSLVDDPDTAVVVSYVESLVEGRRLLDVGRRAAEAGTSIVAMRVGASERGSAAAASHTGSVATGDAVYDAVFGQAGVLRVRSVDEFLDTVTALVRTPDGALPTPAESLGVVSISGGAAVLVADTCDRLGVPLASLSDETVAAVDAEIPAYGSATNPLDVTAAAMSDRSVFERCIGTVADDPAVGPVLVQFGNSGRGMAETFTERLLALRERTNRPVVCVFTGSPPRDERREALEAGGVLVFEDPVRAVAVVDKLFRLAAARERLVGSDPPAVTAPECEPIPTEWPALRSALSACGVPFVPTERVETVEDAIAAAETIGFPVVLKLDPLAVAHKTEEGGVYTDLTDADAVGEAFRALAGSPGSPPIVCQRQVEGVEALVGIREDDDFGPIATVGAGGVFVELFDDVACRALPVDPSMARAMVAETPLDRLFDGYRGQSGDAAAFSELVAGLSTFYGRYDCSTVECNPVVVTSDGALAVDVLVE; translated from the coding sequence ATGACGGACGACCTCTCGGCGCTGTTCGAACCGGCGTCCATCGCGGTCGTCGGCGCGTCCGCCGACCCCGAGAAGCTGTCCGGCCGCCCCCACCGATTTCTCGCACGCCACGGGTACCCCGGCGAGGTGTACCTCGTCAACCCCCATCGGACGACGATCGACGGCCAGCCGTGCTACGCGAGCGTGGCGGACGTCCCTGCCCCCGTCGATCTTGCGCTGGTGCTCGTCCCGGCTCCCCACGCCGCCGACGTGGTCCGGGAGTGCGGCGATCGGGGGGTCCCGTTCGCCGTTGTCATCGCCTCCGGCTTCGCGGAGAGCGGGAACGACGAGCGACAGGCCGACCTGCTGACCGCCGCCCGGGAGTCCGGGGTCCGACTCGTCGGACCGAACTCGGAGGGGTTCCTCAACCTGCCGGACCGCGTCGCCGCGTCGTTCTCCTCGATACTGCGACGTGACGACCTCCAACCGGGGCCGGTCGGGTTCGTCACGCAGAGCGGCGCGTTCGGCGGTGCGCTGTTCCAGCTCACGCAGGACCGGGGGATCGGAACGAGCGTCTGGCTATCGACCGGGAACGAGGCCGACGTGGACACGCTCGAGGTCCTCTCGTCTCTGGTCGACGATCCCGACACGGCCGTCGTCGTCAGTTACGTCGAATCGCTGGTCGAGGGACGCCGGTTGCTCGACGTCGGCCGGAGGGCGGCCGAAGCCGGGACCAGCATCGTCGCGATGCGCGTCGGTGCGTCGGAGCGCGGGAGCGCGGCGGCGGCGTCCCACACCGGCAGCGTCGCGACCGGGGACGCGGTGTACGACGCCGTCTTCGGACAGGCCGGCGTCCTTCGGGTCCGGAGCGTCGACGAGTTTCTGGACACCGTCACGGCTCTCGTCCGCACCCCCGACGGGGCGCTTCCGACGCCCGCGGAATCGCTGGGCGTCGTCAGCATCTCCGGAGGTGCGGCCGTCCTCGTCGCCGACACCTGCGATCGGCTGGGGGTCCCCCTCGCCTCCCTGAGCGACGAGACCGTCGCGGCCGTCGACGCCGAGATCCCCGCCTACGGATCGGCGACGAACCCCCTCGACGTCACCGCGGCCGCGATGAGCGACCGTTCGGTGTTCGAACGCTGCATCGGGACGGTGGCCGACGACCCCGCGGTCGGCCCCGTGCTCGTCCAGTTCGGAAACTCCGGACGGGGGATGGCTGAGACGTTCACCGAGAGGTTGCTCGCCCTCCGGGAGCGCACGAACCGGCCCGTCGTCTGCGTGTTTACCGGGAGCCCCCCGCGCGACGAGCGACGGGAGGCGCTCGAAGCCGGTGGCGTCCTCGTGTTCGAGGATCCGGTCCGCGCAGTCGCGGTCGTGGACAAGCTGTTCCGGCTCGCGGCGGCCCGCGAGCGACTCGTCGGGAGCGACCCTCCCGCCGTCACCGCTCCCGAGTGCGAACCGATCCCGACCGAGTGGCCGGCGCTCCGATCGGCGCTCTCCGCGTGTGGCGTCCCCTTCGTCCCGACCGAGCGGGTCGAGACCGTCGAGGACGCGATCGCCGCCGCCGAGACGATCGGGTTCCCGGTCGTTCTGAAGCTCGACCCGCTCGCGGTCGCGCACAAGACCGAGGAGGGAGGCGTCTACACCGATCTGACCGACGCCGACGCGGTCGGGGAGGCGTTCCGCGCGCTGGCGGGATCCCCGGGGTCTCCCCCGATCGTGTGTCAGCGACAGGTCGAGGGCGTCGAGGCGCTCGTCGGGATCCGGGAGGACGACGATTTCGGCCCGATCGCGACCGTCGGCGCGGGCGGCGTCTTCGTCGAACTGTTCGACGACGTCGCCTGTCGAGCGCTCCCGGTCGATCCGTCGATGGCTCGAGCGATGGTCGCGGAGACGCCGCTCGACCGCCTGTTCGACGGGTACCGTGGCCAGTCCGGCGACGCGGCGGCGTTCTCGGAACTGGTCGCCGGCCTCTCTACGTTCTACGGCCGGTACGACTGTTCGACCGTCGAGTGCAACCCCGTCGTGGTCACGTCCGACGGCGCGCTGGCCGTCGACGTGCTCGTCGAGTGA
- a CDS encoding ABC transporter ATP-binding protein, whose amino-acid sequence MTASESERVDRDGRDRLVAEDVVTGYGSSEILHGVSVRSHDGVTCIFGPNGSGKSTLIKTLNGIVPVWSGSVRYGSTDITDYDANEVVSSGIITLPQDGGLFPNLTVRENLRMGGYTVADKSVVEERIRAALTAFPALEDKLSNRAKSLSGGQQMMLSFGRAMVSDSDVYLLDEPSAGLAPSLVDDVIDQVRTLVDHGAQILLVEQNVRAALRIADHVYILAQGETQFDGPPEDLSEEDELIELYLGLG is encoded by the coding sequence ATGACCGCGAGCGAATCCGAGCGGGTCGATCGTGACGGGCGGGATCGACTCGTCGCCGAGGACGTCGTCACCGGCTACGGGAGTTCGGAGATCCTCCACGGCGTCTCCGTGCGGAGCCACGACGGGGTCACCTGCATCTTCGGGCCGAACGGCTCCGGGAAGTCGACGCTCATCAAGACGCTGAACGGTATCGTCCCCGTCTGGTCGGGCTCCGTCCGGTACGGTTCGACCGACATCACCGACTACGACGCGAACGAGGTGGTCTCGAGCGGCATCATCACGCTCCCGCAGGACGGCGGGCTGTTCCCGAACCTCACCGTCCGCGAGAACCTCCGGATGGGCGGCTACACCGTCGCCGACAAGTCGGTCGTCGAGGAACGGATCCGGGCGGCGCTGACCGCGTTCCCCGCGCTCGAGGACAAGCTCTCGAACAGGGCGAAGTCGCTCTCCGGGGGCCAGCAGATGATGCTCAGTTTCGGCCGAGCGATGGTCTCCGACTCCGACGTCTACCTGCTCGACGAACCGAGCGCGGGACTCGCGCCGTCGCTCGTCGACGACGTCATCGACCAGGTCAGGACGCTCGTCGACCACGGGGCACAGATACTCCTCGTCGAGCAGAACGTCCGCGCGGCGCTCCGCATCGCCGACCACGTCTACATCCTCGCGCAGGGGGAGACGCAGTTCGACGGCCCGCCGGAGGACCTGAGCGAGGAGGACGAACTCATCGAACTCTACCTCGGCCTCGGGTAG
- a CDS encoding acyl-CoA dehydrogenase family protein, which yields MQFGFTETQRLLKRTARNLAERELATDAFTWEGAYPWENAAKLADAGLLGIALSEEHGGGGLTPLEVLLVQEEIGRVCPDSAHVVSKSSMGAPRAVDVLGSDYLRETYLPPVCAGESVMSIAISEAEAGSAAGEMTTAATDDGDEVVLNGRKLWVTQADVADAFLVYVRFPEGIGAVVVDRDAPGFEEGERYTNMGGETQSELVFDDCRLPDEQVLVRGEDAFVTLLKTFNVERCHNAMICVSMARNAFERTIEYATDREQFGRPIAEFQAIQHKLADMAIQIETARLAVLYAAATADTDDGLATRAQTSIAKVYANEVGERVLTEALQVHGANGYAKGHPVEYMYRKIRGWKIAGGTVEIHRNGIAGLLLEEGYDP from the coding sequence ATGCAGTTCGGGTTCACCGAGACGCAACGGCTGTTGAAGCGCACGGCGCGGAATCTCGCCGAGCGGGAGCTGGCGACCGACGCCTTCACCTGGGAGGGGGCGTACCCCTGGGAGAACGCCGCCAAACTCGCGGACGCGGGACTTCTGGGAATCGCCCTCTCCGAGGAACACGGCGGCGGTGGACTGACCCCGCTGGAGGTGCTGTTAGTACAGGAGGAGATCGGCCGGGTCTGTCCGGACTCGGCACACGTCGTCTCGAAGTCGTCGATGGGCGCGCCCCGCGCCGTGGACGTCCTCGGCAGCGACTACCTCCGCGAGACGTACCTCCCCCCCGTCTGCGCGGGGGAGTCGGTGATGAGCATCGCCATCAGCGAGGCGGAGGCCGGGAGTGCCGCGGGGGAGATGACCACCGCCGCCACCGACGACGGCGACGAGGTCGTGCTGAACGGTCGAAAGCTGTGGGTCACACAGGCCGACGTCGCCGACGCGTTCCTCGTCTACGTTCGGTTCCCGGAGGGCATCGGTGCCGTCGTGGTCGACCGCGACGCCCCCGGATTCGAAGAGGGCGAGCGCTACACCAACATGGGCGGCGAGACCCAGTCGGAACTCGTGTTCGACGACTGTCGCCTCCCCGACGAGCAGGTCCTCGTCCGCGGTGAGGACGCGTTCGTGACGCTGCTGAAGACGTTCAACGTCGAACGGTGTCACAACGCGATGATCTGCGTCTCGATGGCGCGAAACGCCTTCGAGCGCACCATCGAGTACGCGACGGATCGGGAGCAGTTCGGCCGACCGATCGCCGAGTTCCAGGCCATCCAGCACAAGCTCGCGGACATGGCGATACAGATAGAGACCGCCCGGCTCGCGGTGCTGTACGCGGCCGCGACGGCCGACACGGACGACGGCCTCGCGACGAGAGCCCAGACGAGCATCGCCAAGGTGTACGCGAACGAGGTGGGCGAACGCGTGCTGACCGAGGCGCTCCAGGTTCACGGCGCGAACGGCTACGCGAAGGGCCATCCCGTCGAGTACATGTACCGGAAGATCCGCGGGTGGAAGATCGCCGGCGGAACCGTCGAGATCCATCGTAACGGCATCGCCGGTCTCCTCCTCGAGGAGGGCTACGACCCATGA